A genomic window from Candidatus Hydrogenedentota bacterium includes:
- a CDS encoding nicotinate-nucleotide diphosphorylase (carboxylating), with translation RLPVLAKLGVDFVSMGALTHSARAMDLSLEIVAAKEAPRVKPRR, from the coding sequence CGGCTGCCCGTGCTGGCGAAGCTGGGCGTGGACTTCGTGTCGATGGGGGCGCTCACGCACTCGGCGCGGGCGATGGATCTGTCGCTCGAGATCGTCGCGGCGAAGGAAGCGCCCCGCGTGAAGCCGCGTCGCTGA